In one window of Hyla sarda isolate aHylSar1 chromosome 1, aHylSar1.hap1, whole genome shotgun sequence DNA:
- the LOC130347001 gene encoding vomeronasal type-2 receptor 26-like: MLNIFIFGKYSENCNKCPDDQWPNEEKDECIPKIIEFLSFEQDIMAIIFPSISGLFLIITVSVAGIFLSFLDSPIVKANNRNISFILLLSLKLSLFCVFLFIGRPDDITCMLRQISTGVTFTVAVSSILAKTIMVSIAFKATRPGSFWRKWMGVTLPNSVVLICSLVQVLNGIIWLSVSPPFQEQDIDSYPGKIIIQCNEGSVVAFYFMLGYLGFLAALSFVLAFMVRTLPDIYNEAKYITFSMLLFCSVWICAIPAYLSSKGKNMVTVEIFAILASEIGILSCIFAPKCYNIILRPEVNSRMQFLEKS; the protein is encoded by the exons ATGTTGAATATCTTTATTTTCGGAAAAT ATAGTGAGAACTGCAACAAATGTCCCGATGATCAATGGCCAAATGAGGAAAAGGATGAATGTATaccaaaaataatagaatttctaTCATTTGAGCAGGACATCATGGCTATAATTTTTCCCTCCATATCTGGACTATTTCTTATCATAACAGTCTCCGTAGCCGGGATTTTCCTCTCATTCTTGGACTCTCCTATAGTAAAAGCCAATAATCGGAACATCAGCTTCATTCTTCTTCTATCCCTGAAGCTGAGTTTATTCTGTGTGTTCCTGTTCATTGGTCGTCCAGATGATATAACCTGCATGTTACGACAAATCTCCACCGGAGTCACCTTCACTGTTGCGGTGTCTTCTATCCTGGCCAAGACCATTATGGTTTCCATTGCTTTCAAAGCCACCAGACCTGGAAGCTTCTGGAGGAAATGGATGGGGGTAACACTGCCCAATTCTGTAGTATTGATCTGCTCCCTTGTTCAGGTTCTGAATGGAATTATTTGGTTGTCGGTTTCTCCTCCATTTCAGGAGCAGGACATTGATTCTTATCCTGGAAAGATCATCATTCAGTGTAATGAAGGTTCTGTGGTAGCTTTTTATTTCATGTTGGGTTATTTGGGGTTTCTGGCAGCATTGAGTTTTGTTTTGGCCTTTATGGTGAGGACATTACCTGATATCTATAATGAAGCCAAGTACATCACCTTCAGCATGCTGCTGTTCTGCAGTGTGTGGATCTGTGCCATCCCAGCGTATCTGAGCAGTAAGGGGAAGAACATGGTCACGGTGGAGATATTTGCTATATTGGCTTCAGAAATTGGGATTTTGAGCTGTATATTTGCTCCCAAATGTTACAATATTATTTTGAGGCCggaagtaaacagtagaatgcagTTCCTGGAAAAATCCTAG